One part of the Mycobacterium marinum genome encodes these proteins:
- a CDS encoding SDR family oxidoreductase, which produces MGEPKAIVITGASRGLGLASVAQMYRQGWRVLAAMRAPESGMAQLRAKVAGVVDDSRLIPVQLDLTDAASVAAAAKVIEEAVGAPRVLVHNAGISAAGTVEETPIELWERMFATHVLGPVQLTKALLPAMRTAGRGRIVMISSQAGVRGMPEIAAYSAAKGALERWAESLAGEVAPFGLGVTVLVTGTFNTDIITDAGTSDHRDFAGPYAAHHAAIERRGRFAMRFAAEPDRFARHLARAVEDRAPFTRHAVGQDARMLVVANRLLSGKASHRVARLVMGIPPPGALRSVPSTESDKHG; this is translated from the coding sequence ATGGGTGAGCCCAAGGCCATCGTGATTACGGGCGCCTCTCGCGGGCTCGGCCTGGCATCGGTGGCGCAGATGTATCGGCAGGGTTGGCGGGTGCTGGCGGCTATGCGTGCACCGGAGTCGGGCATGGCCCAATTGCGTGCCAAGGTCGCTGGGGTGGTCGATGATTCGCGACTGATACCGGTCCAGTTGGACCTGACCGACGCCGCGTCGGTAGCGGCGGCGGCCAAGGTGATCGAAGAGGCCGTCGGGGCTCCCCGGGTGCTGGTGCACAATGCGGGCATCTCCGCGGCGGGCACGGTCGAGGAGACACCGATCGAGCTGTGGGAGCGGATGTTCGCTACCCATGTGCTGGGGCCAGTGCAGTTGACCAAGGCCTTGTTACCCGCGATGCGTACCGCAGGCCGCGGACGGATCGTCATGATCTCGAGTCAGGCCGGCGTGCGGGGGATGCCGGAGATTGCGGCCTACTCTGCGGCCAAAGGGGCACTGGAACGCTGGGCAGAATCGTTGGCCGGCGAGGTGGCGCCCTTCGGTTTGGGCGTCACAGTCCTGGTGACCGGAACCTTCAACACCGACATCATCACCGACGCCGGGACGTCGGACCACCGCGACTTCGCCGGACCCTACGCGGCTCATCATGCCGCGATCGAGCGCCGGGGCCGCTTCGCGATGCGGTTCGCGGCCGAGCCAGATCGGTTCGCGCGACATCTGGCCAGAGCCGTCGAAGACCGGGCGCCGTTCACCCGCCACGCGGTGGGCCAGGATGCCCGCATGCTGGTGGTTGCCAACCGGCTGCTTTCCGGTAAGGCTTCCCATAGGGTGGCCCGACTGGTGATGGGCATCCCGCCGCCCGGTGCTCTGCGGAGCGTCCCATCTACAGAGAGCGACAAACATGGCTGA
- a CDS encoding PPE family protein, which yields MMLDFAWLPPEINSTRIFSGAGSGPLFAAASAWEGLAQDLYASASSFDSVVSGLSSGSWSGPASVSMAAAAAPYVGWLSAAAGQAESAANQARTAATAFEAALSATVHPAAVTANRMSLVSLVATNILGQNTPAIAANEFDYLEMWAQDVAAMVGYHGGASSVAAALVPFSLPPVDLAGLASQIGTQAFGMVTSASSALATPVQSVMAAVPAALTTLQSLPLQNASMLMYPFSMAMSPLMNLMSSSLRGSTAGVAGATAAGIPASAAKLVDAPVSGVKAMGGAGLGSSISAGLGKARMVGAVSVPPTWEGSMPSRMASSAMAGLGPAGVANEAEMAAAGRPAGMPMMPMPMGAGAGAGGGMPGGMLGRGGASPNPIQSRPSVVPRTGIG from the coding sequence ATGATGTTGGACTTTGCTTGGTTACCGCCAGAGATAAATTCGACTCGGATATTCTCCGGCGCGGGCTCGGGGCCGCTGTTCGCCGCGGCGTCGGCCTGGGAAGGGTTGGCGCAGGATCTGTATGCGTCGGCGTCATCATTTGATTCGGTCGTCTCGGGGCTGTCCAGTGGGTCTTGGTCTGGTCCGGCGTCGGTGTCGATGGCGGCCGCCGCGGCACCGTATGTGGGCTGGCTGAGCGCAGCGGCGGGCCAGGCCGAGTCGGCGGCCAATCAGGCTCGGACGGCGGCGACGGCGTTTGAAGCCGCACTGTCGGCGACCGTGCACCCGGCTGCCGTCACCGCCAACCGGATGTCGTTGGTGTCGTTGGTGGCAACCAATATTCTGGGCCAGAACACACCCGCGATTGCGGCCAACGAATTCGACTACTTGGAGATGTGGGCCCAGGATGTCGCAGCCATGGTGGGTTATCACGGTGGGGCGTCGTCGGTGGCGGCCGCCCTGGTGCCGTTCAGTCTGCCGCCCGTGGACCTGGCGGGATTGGCATCCCAGATCGGAACGCAGGCGTTCGGGATGGTCACATCCGCCTCCTCGGCGCTCGCCACACCGGTGCAAAGCGTCATGGCGGCCGTCCCGGCGGCGCTGACGACGCTGCAGTCATTGCCACTGCAGAATGCGTCGATGCTGATGTACCCGTTCAGCATGGCGATGTCACCGCTGATGAACCTGATGAGTAGTTCGCTGCGCGGGTCGACCGCCGGGGTGGCCGGCGCAACCGCCGCCGGAATCCCCGCGAGCGCAGCGAAGTTGGTGGACGCACCGGTCAGCGGAGTGAAGGCGATGGGCGGGGCGGGGCTGGGTTCATCGATTTCGGCCGGGTTGGGCAAAGCGCGGATGGTCGGCGCGGTATCGGTTCCGCCGACCTGGGAGGGATCGATGCCCTCTCGGATGGCTAGCTCGGCGATGGCGGGGTTGGGCCCGGCCGGTGTCGCCAACGAGGCTGAGATGGCCGCGGCGGGACGACCCGCCGGAATGCCGATGATGCCGATGCCGATGGGTGCGGGTGCGGGTGCCGGTGGCGGGATGCCCGGTGGAATGCTGGGCCGAGGCGGTGCCAGCCCGAACCCAATACAGTCCCGGCCCAGCGTGGTGCCCAGGACGGGAATCGGATAG
- a CDS encoding TetR/AcrR family transcriptional regulator — protein sequence MADHRDQAGTDDSGTRRTEILQTAAALIASSGLRTSLQEIADAAGILPGSLYHHFESKEAILIELIRRYQDDLHQIGQSWQAKLDQPDSRTVAEKITQLGAAIANCAVAHRAALQMSFYEGPSADPELMKLTSQRPLAIQEAMLQTLRAGRWSGYIRTEIDLPTLADRICQTMLQVGLDVMRRNASADQVSGLMCRTILQGLASHAPIDVDLDGSNALSAANDVIATWIDDKDANPSDKAAHVRAVARMEFGRKGYEVTTIRDIASASGLGTGTVYRVIGSKDKLLASIMRSFGQKVEAGWVAVLRSNATPIEKLDALSWVNINALDQFSDEFRIQLAWMRQSPPDTPNPGWLYAARLRQMKSLLSEGLRSAEIQIEPPSITMLARCVIGLQWIPENILHFVGTRAALIHARDTVLRGVAVRGQ from the coding sequence ATGGCTGATCACCGAGATCAGGCCGGGACGGACGACTCCGGGACGCGCCGGACCGAGATTCTCCAGACCGCGGCGGCGTTGATAGCCTCGTCGGGTTTGCGGACGTCGCTGCAGGAAATCGCTGACGCCGCAGGCATTCTGCCGGGCAGCCTCTATCACCATTTCGAGTCCAAAGAGGCGATCCTGATCGAACTGATCCGCCGCTATCAGGACGACTTACATCAGATCGGGCAAAGCTGGCAAGCGAAGCTGGACCAACCCGATTCGCGAACCGTGGCCGAGAAGATCACCCAACTGGGAGCCGCGATCGCCAACTGTGCGGTAGCGCATCGGGCCGCGCTTCAGATGTCGTTCTACGAGGGCCCCAGCGCGGATCCTGAACTGATGAAGCTGACGTCGCAACGTCCGCTAGCGATACAAGAAGCCATGCTGCAAACGCTGCGCGCCGGGCGGTGGAGCGGCTACATCAGGACCGAAATCGACCTCCCCACGTTGGCCGACCGGATCTGTCAAACAATGCTGCAAGTAGGTCTGGACGTGATGCGTCGCAACGCATCCGCCGACCAGGTCTCCGGGTTGATGTGCCGAACCATCCTGCAAGGCTTGGCAAGCCACGCACCAATCGACGTGGATCTGGACGGTTCCAATGCGCTGTCCGCAGCAAACGACGTGATCGCAACATGGATCGACGACAAGGACGCCAATCCCAGTGACAAGGCCGCCCACGTTCGGGCGGTGGCACGAATGGAGTTCGGGCGCAAGGGTTACGAAGTCACCACGATCAGAGACATCGCATCTGCGTCCGGACTTGGCACCGGGACTGTGTACCGGGTGATCGGATCCAAAGACAAGCTGCTGGCGTCAATCATGCGTTCGTTCGGACAGAAGGTCGAAGCGGGCTGGGTCGCCGTGCTGCGCTCGAACGCGACGCCGATCGAGAAGCTGGACGCGCTTAGCTGGGTGAATATCAATGCGCTGGACCAGTTTTCCGACGAGTTCCGGATTCAGCTCGCGTGGATGAGACAGTCGCCACCGGATACTCCCAACCCGGGGTGGCTCTACGCCGCGCGGCTGCGACAGATGAAATCGCTTCTGTCCGAAGGTCTGCGGTCCGCAGAAATACAGATCGAACCGCCGTCCATCACGATGCTGGCCCGATGCGTCATCGGTTTGCAGTGGATACCGGAGAACATCTTGCACTTCGTCGGCACCCGTGCGGCGCTCATTCACGCCCGTGACACGGTGTTGCGTGGCGTCGCCGTGCGCGGCCAGTAG
- a CDS encoding SDR family oxidoreductase, whose product MTVVDRLRYDGKRALIVGGATGMGAAAAKSAAELGAEVIVMDYAPVGYDAAQTLSVDLRDPASIDSAVGRLGGPVHAVFSAAGVADGPDLMKINFIGHRHLIDRLLANDQLPSGSAVCFVSSVAGMGWENDLPRLTEFLATPDYGAAQDWVSAHEAEGIIHYGFSKKTINAYVATRAYPLLKRGIRINAICPGPTDTPLAQANADLWLTFAQDYRDETGSKVHTPEQMGDVMVFLNSAAAFGISGITLLVDYGHTMSSLTGAYPPGKPIIDLIMGRVPMP is encoded by the coding sequence ATGACAGTTGTGGATCGGTTGCGGTACGACGGCAAACGAGCGCTGATCGTCGGCGGCGCCACCGGGATGGGCGCCGCGGCCGCCAAGTCAGCGGCCGAACTCGGCGCCGAAGTCATCGTGATGGACTACGCGCCGGTGGGTTATGACGCCGCCCAGACGCTGAGCGTTGATCTGCGCGACCCGGCATCCATCGACTCCGCTGTCGGGCGGCTGGGCGGGCCGGTCCATGCGGTGTTCTCCGCGGCCGGTGTCGCAGACGGACCAGACCTGATGAAGATCAATTTCATCGGCCACCGCCATCTGATCGACCGCCTGCTGGCCAATGACCAGCTCCCTTCGGGATCGGCGGTCTGTTTCGTCTCGTCGGTCGCGGGCATGGGCTGGGAGAACGACCTGCCGCGGCTGACCGAGTTCCTGGCCACTCCTGACTATGGAGCGGCCCAGGACTGGGTATCGGCGCATGAAGCCGAGGGCATCATTCACTACGGCTTCAGCAAGAAGACCATCAATGCCTACGTGGCGACCAGGGCCTATCCCCTGCTGAAAAGGGGGATCCGCATCAACGCCATCTGCCCAGGCCCCACCGATACCCCGTTGGCCCAAGCCAATGCCGACTTGTGGCTTACCTTCGCGCAGGACTACCGCGACGAGACCGGCTCCAAAGTGCACACCCCGGAGCAGATGGGCGACGTGATGGTGTTCCTCAACAGCGCGGCCGCCTTCGGGATCAGCGGGATCACGCTATTGGTGGACTACGGGCACACCATGTCGTCACTGACCGGCGCCTACCCGCCAGGCAAGCCCATCATCGACCTCATCATGGGCCGCGTCCCGATGCCCTAG
- a CDS encoding SDR family oxidoreductase — translation MTRVVVFGGHGKVALLLGHILADRGDQVSSVFRNPDHRDDIAATGATPVQADIEGLDTAALAGLLTGHDAVVFSAGAGGGNPARTYAVDRDAAIRVIDAATRAGVQRFVMVSYFGAGPNHGVSVDDSFFPYAQAKAAADAHLRASKLDWTVLGPSRLTMEPATGRISIGTGKSGKATVSRADVARVIAATLNDDSTIGRTIDFNNGDVPIATALAD, via the coding sequence ATGACGCGTGTTGTTGTCTTCGGTGGCCACGGCAAGGTCGCTCTGCTGCTGGGGCACATCCTGGCCGACCGGGGCGACCAGGTGAGCTCGGTCTTCCGCAACCCCGACCACCGCGATGACATCGCCGCAACGGGCGCCACACCGGTGCAAGCCGATATCGAAGGGCTAGATACCGCCGCGCTGGCCGGACTGCTGACCGGGCACGATGCGGTGGTGTTCTCCGCCGGCGCGGGTGGCGGCAATCCAGCGCGCACCTATGCCGTCGACCGCGACGCCGCCATCAGAGTCATCGATGCCGCGACGCGGGCGGGTGTGCAGCGGTTCGTGATGGTCTCCTATTTCGGCGCCGGCCCTAATCATGGCGTATCGGTTGATGATTCGTTCTTCCCGTATGCGCAGGCGAAGGCGGCCGCGGACGCCCATTTGCGTGCCAGCAAACTGGACTGGACCGTGCTGGGGCCGAGCCGGCTCACCATGGAACCGGCGACCGGGCGGATCTCAATTGGCACGGGCAAGAGCGGCAAAGCCACGGTGTCGCGCGCCGATGTCGCGCGGGTGATCGCCGCCACGCTCAACGATGACTCAACCATCGGCCGGACCATCGACTTCAACAACGGCGATGTGCCCATCGCCACGGCATTGGCAGACTAA
- the metE gene encoding 5-methyltetrahydropteroyltriglutamate--homocysteine S-methyltransferase, giving the protein MTQLVSHQPFFATITGSPRIGPRRELKRATEGYWAGRTNRAELESVAATLRRDTWTDLAAAGLDSVPVNTFSYYDQMLDTAVLLGALPTRVAGICDDLDRYFAAARGNAEVAPLEMTKWFDTNYHYLVPEIGPDTRFGLHPDKVLAELKEAQELGIPARPVVIGPVTFLLLSKAVDGASAPIGRLEELMPIYSELLSLLADSGAQWVQLDEPALVTDICPDAPALAERMYTALGSLANRPAIHVATYFGDPGAALGALARTPIEAIGVDLVAGAHTAIASIVAAPELADKTLVAGIVDGRNIWRTDLQAALSRLATLLGSAASIAVSTSCSTLHVPYSLQPETDLDASLRSWLAFGAEKVAEVAVLARALREGREAVAAEIAASNEAVASRKKDPRLHNGQVRARIHAILASGVHRGDAAARRLSQEARLQLPPLPTTTIGSYPQTTAIRTARAALRADEIDEAEYARRMEKEIADVIALQEKLGLDVLVHGEPERNDMVQYFAEQLDGFFATQNGWVQSYGSRCVRPPILYGDVARSHPMTVDWISYAQSLTAKPVKGMLTGPVTILAWSFVRDDQALPDTANQVALAIRDETVDLQSAGIAVIQVDEPALRELLPLRRSEQDVYLRWAVAAFRLATSGVADSTQIHTHLCYSEFGEVIGAIADLDADVTSIEAARSHMEVLDDLNAIGFANSVGPGVYDIHSPRVPSAEEMADSLRAALKAVPAGRLWANPDCGLKTRNVDEVTASLQNMVAAAQKVRPEA; this is encoded by the coding sequence GTGACTCAGCTAGTAAGCCATCAACCATTTTTCGCAACCATTACCGGCTCTCCCCGTATTGGTCCGCGCCGCGAACTCAAGCGCGCAACCGAGGGCTATTGGGCGGGACGCACCAACCGAGCAGAGTTGGAATCCGTCGCCGCCACCCTGCGTCGCGACACCTGGACCGACCTGGCCGCGGCCGGTCTGGACTCGGTTCCGGTGAACACCTTCTCCTATTACGACCAGATGCTTGACACCGCAGTTCTGTTGGGCGCCTTGCCCACCCGAGTAGCCGGGATCTGCGACGACCTGGACCGCTACTTCGCCGCGGCGCGGGGCAATGCTGAGGTCGCGCCCTTGGAGATGACCAAGTGGTTCGACACCAACTACCACTACCTGGTCCCCGAGATCGGGCCGGACACCCGGTTTGGGCTGCATCCCGACAAGGTGCTCGCCGAATTGAAAGAGGCGCAGGAGCTCGGCATCCCGGCACGGCCCGTGGTCATCGGCCCGGTCACCTTCCTGCTGCTCAGCAAGGCCGTCGACGGCGCATCCGCGCCGATAGGGCGGCTCGAGGAGCTGATGCCGATCTATTCGGAGCTATTGTCACTGCTCGCCGATAGCGGTGCCCAATGGGTACAGCTGGATGAACCGGCGCTGGTGACCGACATCTGCCCCGACGCGCCCGCGCTTGCCGAACGGATGTACACCGCGCTGGGGTCACTGGCCAACCGGCCGGCCATCCATGTCGCTACCTACTTCGGCGACCCGGGCGCCGCGCTGGGGGCGCTGGCCCGTACCCCCATCGAGGCGATCGGCGTCGACCTGGTTGCCGGTGCGCACACCGCGATCGCGTCCATCGTCGCGGCTCCTGAGCTGGCCGACAAAACGCTGGTGGCCGGCATCGTCGACGGTCGCAACATCTGGCGCACCGACTTGCAGGCGGCGTTGAGCCGGCTGGCGACCCTGCTTGGTTCGGCAGCCAGCATCGCGGTGTCCACGTCGTGTTCGACCCTGCATGTGCCGTACTCGTTGCAGCCCGAGACCGACCTGGACGCCAGCCTGCGCAGCTGGCTGGCATTTGGCGCGGAGAAGGTGGCCGAGGTCGCGGTTCTGGCCCGCGCTCTGCGCGAGGGGCGCGAGGCGGTCGCCGCTGAGATCGCGGCGTCCAACGAAGCGGTGGCCTCCCGCAAGAAGGATCCACGGCTGCACAACGGGCAGGTGCGGGCCCGCATCCATGCCATCCTCGCCTCGGGTGTGCATCGGGGCGATGCCGCCGCACGCCGACTCAGCCAGGAGGCACGGCTACAGCTGCCGCCGCTACCCACCACGACGATCGGCTCCTATCCGCAGACCACGGCGATCCGAACCGCCCGTGCGGCACTGCGCGCCGACGAGATCGACGAGGCGGAGTACGCGCGCCGGATGGAGAAAGAGATCGCCGACGTCATCGCCCTACAGGAAAAGCTGGGACTCGACGTGCTGGTACACGGTGAGCCGGAACGAAACGACATGGTGCAGTACTTCGCCGAGCAGTTGGACGGCTTCTTCGCCACTCAGAATGGCTGGGTCCAGTCCTACGGCAGCCGCTGCGTACGTCCGCCGATTCTCTACGGTGACGTAGCGCGCTCCCATCCGATGACGGTCGACTGGATCAGCTACGCGCAGTCGCTGACCGCCAAGCCGGTCAAGGGCATGCTGACCGGCCCGGTCACCATCCTGGCGTGGTCTTTCGTGCGTGACGATCAGGCGCTGCCCGATACCGCCAATCAGGTGGCGCTGGCCATTCGTGATGAGACCGTGGATCTGCAGTCGGCCGGCATCGCGGTGATCCAGGTCGACGAGCCGGCGCTGCGCGAATTGCTGCCACTGCGGCGCAGCGAGCAGGATGTGTACTTGCGTTGGGCGGTAGCCGCTTTCCGCTTGGCGACGTCCGGAGTTGCCGACTCGACCCAGATCCACACTCACCTGTGCTACTCGGAATTTGGTGAGGTGATCGGGGCCATCGCGGACCTTGATGCCGACGTCACCTCCATCGAGGCGGCACGCTCCCACATGGAGGTGCTCGACGATCTGAATGCGATCGGTTTTGCCAACAGTGTGGGCCCCGGCGTCTACGACATTCACTCACCACGAGTGCCCAGCGCCGAGGAGATGGCGGATTCGCTACGTGCCGCTTTGAAAGCCGTTCCAGCTGGGCGGCTCTGGGCCAATCCCGACTGCGGGCTCAAGACCCGCAACGTTGATGAGGTGACGGCGTCCCTGCAGAACATGGTCGCCGCCGCACAGAAAGTACGACCCGAGGCGTAG
- a CDS encoding DUF3556 domain-containing protein — protein sequence MGFLKPVLPQVDIVEWGKGTRSEKIRPMARHWAEVGFGTPVVMHLFYVGKILLYILVGWLIVFSTKGIEGFTDVKSWYTEPIVFQKIVLYTMLFEVVGLGCGFGPLNNRFFPPMGSSLYWLRFGTIRLPPWPERVPWTAGTKRKPVDVALYALLLIMLVTALFTDGSGPMPELGSKVGLLPMWEIVMILLLLAMVGLRDKVIFLAARGEVYGTLTVTFLLGGIDMIVAAKLVFLVIWMGAATSKLNRHFPFVISTMMSNNPLFRPRFIKRMFFAKFPDDLRPGLLSRMLAHLSTFIEMFVPVALFLSHGGWPTTAAAIAMVCFHLGILTAIPMGVPLEWNVFMIFGVLALFVGHADLGLTDVKNPVPVAILFAVVAGIVILGNLFPRKISFLPGMRYYAGNWDTTLWCIKPSADAKIKRGIVAIASMPQAQLERFYGKDRAQIPMYLGYAFRAMNTHGRALFTLAHRAMAGQDEDDYVITDGERICSTAVGWNFGDGHMHNEQLIAAMQQRCNFEPGEVRIVLLDAQPIHKQTQAYRLVDAATGEFERGWVRVSDMVTRQPWADDVPVQVQSE from the coding sequence ATGGGATTTCTCAAGCCCGTGCTGCCGCAGGTCGACATTGTCGAATGGGGCAAGGGCACCCGCAGTGAAAAGATCCGCCCGATGGCCCGCCATTGGGCCGAGGTCGGCTTTGGCACTCCGGTCGTGATGCACCTGTTCTACGTCGGCAAGATCCTGCTCTACATCCTGGTGGGCTGGCTGATCGTGTTCAGCACCAAAGGAATCGAAGGATTCACCGACGTCAAGTCGTGGTACACCGAGCCGATCGTGTTCCAGAAGATAGTGCTCTACACGATGCTGTTCGAGGTCGTCGGGCTGGGCTGCGGGTTCGGCCCGCTGAACAATCGGTTCTTCCCGCCCATGGGCTCGAGCTTGTACTGGCTACGATTCGGCACCATCCGGCTGCCACCCTGGCCCGAGCGCGTCCCGTGGACCGCGGGGACCAAACGCAAGCCGGTGGATGTCGCGCTCTATGCGCTGTTGTTGATCATGTTGGTGACGGCGCTGTTCACCGATGGCTCCGGCCCGATGCCGGAGCTGGGCAGCAAGGTGGGGCTGCTGCCGATGTGGGAGATCGTGATGATCCTGCTGCTCCTGGCGATGGTGGGGCTGCGCGACAAGGTGATCTTCCTGGCCGCCCGCGGTGAGGTCTACGGGACGCTGACGGTCACCTTTCTGCTCGGCGGGATAGACATGATCGTGGCCGCCAAGCTGGTGTTCCTGGTGATCTGGATGGGTGCGGCGACCTCCAAGCTCAACCGGCACTTCCCATTCGTCATCTCGACGATGATGTCCAACAACCCCTTGTTCCGGCCGCGCTTCATCAAGCGGATGTTCTTTGCAAAGTTTCCCGACGATCTGCGGCCCGGATTGCTGTCACGCATGCTCGCGCACCTCAGCACTTTCATCGAAATGTTCGTTCCCGTGGCGTTGTTTCTGTCGCACGGCGGCTGGCCGACCACCGCCGCGGCGATCGCGATGGTCTGCTTTCACCTGGGAATTCTGACGGCGATTCCGATGGGGGTACCGCTGGAGTGGAACGTATTCATGATCTTCGGCGTGTTGGCGCTGTTCGTCGGCCATGCTGACCTCGGCCTAACCGATGTGAAAAACCCTGTGCCGGTGGCGATTCTGTTTGCCGTGGTGGCAGGAATTGTCATCTTGGGCAACTTGTTCCCGCGCAAGATCTCGTTTCTGCCCGGGATGCGCTATTACGCCGGCAACTGGGACACCACGTTGTGGTGCATCAAACCCTCGGCTGACGCCAAGATCAAGCGGGGGATCGTCGCAATCGCCAGCATGCCGCAGGCTCAGCTGGAGCGCTTCTACGGCAAGGACCGGGCGCAGATCCCGATGTATCTCGGATATGCGTTCCGCGCCATGAACACTCACGGCAGGGCGCTGTTCACCCTGGCCCACCGGGCAATGGCCGGCCAGGACGAAGACGACTATGTCATCACCGACGGGGAGCGGATCTGCAGCACCGCCGTCGGCTGGAATTTCGGCGACGGACACATGCATAACGAGCAACTCATCGCCGCGATGCAGCAGCGCTGCAACTTCGAGCCGGGGGAGGTGCGTATCGTGCTGCTCGACGCGCAACCCATCCACAAGCAGACTCAGGCCTACCGCCTGGTGGATGCGGCCACCGGCGAATTCGAGCGGGGATGGGTGCGGGTTTCGGACATGGTGACGCGGCAGCCCTGGGCCGACGACGTACCAGTCCAGGTGCAGTCGGAGTAA
- a CDS encoding DoxX family protein gives MAPYDVGLLILRLVLGLTMAAHGFNKFFGGGRIPGTARWFESIGMKPGKFHATVAAITEVSAGLGLAAGLLTPIPAAGFVSLMFVAAWTVHRPNGFFIVKEGWEYNLVLALSAVAVATIGAGKLSLDWVIFGNNWLNGWPGLVASLGLGLAGAFGQLLIFYRPPARQAG, from the coding sequence ATGGCTCCCTACGATGTCGGATTACTGATCCTTCGGCTGGTGCTGGGCCTCACAATGGCCGCGCACGGATTCAACAAGTTCTTCGGCGGCGGCCGGATTCCGGGCACGGCACGATGGTTTGAAAGCATCGGCATGAAGCCCGGAAAGTTTCACGCCACGGTGGCCGCGATCACCGAGGTATCCGCGGGCTTGGGACTTGCGGCCGGCCTGCTCACTCCGATCCCGGCGGCGGGCTTTGTCTCGCTGATGTTCGTCGCGGCCTGGACCGTGCACCGACCCAACGGATTTTTCATCGTCAAAGAGGGCTGGGAGTACAACCTGGTGCTCGCCCTCAGCGCCGTCGCGGTGGCCACGATCGGTGCTGGAAAACTGAGTCTGGACTGGGTGATATTCGGGAACAACTGGCTCAATGGCTGGCCGGGTTTGGTGGCATCGCTTGGGCTTGGGCTGGCCGGGGCCTTCGGCCAGTTGCTGATCTTTTACCGGCCGCCGGCTCGGCAGGCCGGATAG